In Microbacterium maritypicum, the following are encoded in one genomic region:
- a CDS encoding SIP domain-containing protein: MSSACEHLQDPDWDDIEGAVLIAGDAADAGIIASIAARLPWDAQGVIILEAAARIQFRHIDVPEGVSVRWLVRGDGIRAHTRGERLANAVHGWCVEWTCSEPPSQWTVWLGPHTPPHVARMARSLLGVAN, translated from the coding sequence ATGAGCAGCGCATGTGAGCACCTGCAGGATCCCGACTGGGACGACATCGAAGGTGCCGTGCTCATCGCCGGCGACGCGGCCGATGCCGGCATCATCGCGAGCATCGCCGCGCGGTTGCCGTGGGACGCGCAGGGCGTGATCATCCTCGAGGCGGCGGCGCGCATCCAGTTCCGCCACATCGACGTGCCCGAAGGGGTGTCGGTGCGCTGGTTGGTGCGCGGTGACGGCATCCGTGCGCACACGCGTGGCGAGCGGCTGGCGAACGCGGTGCACGGGTGGTGCGTTGAGTGGACCTGCTCCGAGCCGCCGTCGCAGTGGACCGTCTGGCTCGGGCCGCACACGCCGCCGCATGTCGCGCGGATGGCGCGCAGCCTGCTCGGCGTCGCGAACTGA
- a CDS encoding transporter substrate-binding domain-containing protein encodes MDRSAMPQRRRIRRPVASLVALAAVALLAGCGLSIPADPDGTLDAVTGGVLRVGTSPDGELVEVSQGDPTGTIVDLVDRFADSIDADTEWTVASEETLVTELEAGDLDLIAGGITPDTPWIDKAGVTRGYRGIEGSDGRELVMLVPLGENAFLSTLETFLDEEVGG; translated from the coding sequence GTGGACAGATCTGCGATGCCGCAGCGACGGCGCATCCGGCGCCCGGTCGCCTCCCTCGTCGCGCTTGCCGCCGTCGCCCTTCTCGCGGGGTGCGGCCTCTCGATCCCCGCCGACCCTGACGGCACCCTGGACGCCGTCACGGGAGGGGTGCTGCGCGTCGGAACGTCCCCGGATGGCGAGCTGGTGGAGGTGAGCCAGGGCGACCCCACCGGAACGATCGTCGACCTCGTGGACCGCTTCGCCGACAGCATCGACGCCGACACGGAGTGGACCGTCGCGTCGGAGGAGACCCTCGTGACCGAGCTCGAGGCAGGCGACCTGGACCTCATCGCCGGTGGCATCACCCCCGACACCCCGTGGATCGACAAGGCGGGTGTCACCCGGGGCTATCGCGGGATCGAGGGCTCCGACGGGCGTGAGCTCGTGATGCTGGTGCCGCTCGGCGAGAACGCCTTCCTGTCGACACTGGAGACCTTCCTCGACGAGGAGGTCGGCGGATGA
- a CDS encoding phenylacetate--CoA ligase family protein, whose protein sequence is MSTPMRRAFFRAKAATVRAKAGSFHRELLANERLAPDEFAQMQNRLARDIAAFAMDSSPFYGRHYGELGIRPDSLTDPEAWAALPILDRATVKQHAAEFRTAEATDANARPALTGGSTGEPLATFHDARVPSLALSWRMYSWWGVEPSDDLARVGRWNFGRLATLKNDVAWWPTKQVYLDAGLISAQTMETFHRQLMATRPRLIEGYVGAMLEFADFLERRKLSVPAPTAIATTAAPLTASVRTRLESVFGAPVYDEYRGSEFGWIAGECGHRDGLHVFADVRRVEVVDEDGAPAAPGQLGDLVITDLRNRVFPMIRYRTGDKGILRAEPCRCGRALPLMEQPQGRTTDLIRLPSGTVLAHRLMGMFAAHPEAVRLFQIHQLSDYSIVIRVVVGEGAQARDQIESAVTSLRERIANEVPVSVEYVDALPYTGGKTKYIISDVATSS, encoded by the coding sequence ATGTCCACACCCATGAGACGCGCGTTCTTCCGCGCGAAGGCGGCGACCGTGCGCGCGAAAGCGGGCTCCTTTCACCGCGAACTCCTCGCGAACGAGCGGCTGGCCCCGGACGAGTTCGCTCAGATGCAGAACCGGCTCGCACGCGACATCGCGGCGTTCGCCATGGACTCCTCGCCGTTCTACGGCAGGCACTACGGTGAGCTCGGTATCCGCCCGGACTCCCTGACCGATCCGGAGGCATGGGCGGCGCTGCCGATCCTCGATCGTGCCACGGTGAAACAGCACGCGGCGGAGTTCCGCACCGCCGAGGCGACCGACGCCAACGCTCGTCCCGCGCTGACCGGCGGGAGCACCGGGGAACCGCTGGCCACGTTCCACGACGCACGAGTGCCGTCTCTCGCGCTGAGCTGGCGGATGTACTCCTGGTGGGGAGTGGAGCCGTCCGACGACCTCGCCCGCGTGGGTCGCTGGAACTTCGGCCGCCTGGCGACACTCAAGAACGACGTGGCGTGGTGGCCGACCAAGCAGGTCTACCTCGACGCCGGTCTCATCTCAGCGCAGACCATGGAGACGTTCCATCGCCAGCTCATGGCGACACGACCGCGCCTGATCGAGGGCTACGTGGGAGCGATGCTGGAGTTCGCCGACTTCCTGGAACGCCGAAAACTGAGCGTCCCCGCACCGACCGCGATCGCGACGACAGCTGCGCCGCTCACCGCATCCGTCCGCACCCGCCTCGAGTCCGTCTTCGGCGCTCCCGTCTACGACGAATACCGTGGTTCCGAGTTCGGCTGGATCGCCGGCGAATGCGGCCACCGCGACGGTCTCCACGTGTTCGCGGATGTCCGACGCGTCGAGGTGGTGGACGAAGACGGCGCCCCCGCAGCGCCCGGTCAGCTGGGCGACCTCGTCATCACGGACCTTCGCAACCGGGTGTTTCCCATGATCCGGTACCGCACGGGCGACAAGGGCATCCTGCGGGCGGAACCCTGCCGCTGCGGCCGTGCGCTCCCGCTCATGGAGCAGCCGCAGGGCCGGACGACGGACCTGATCCGCCTGCCCAGCGGCACCGTGCTCGCGCATCGCCTCATGGGGATGTTCGCGGCACACCCGGAAGCAGTCCGGCTTTTCCAGATCCACCAGCTCTCCGACTACTCGATCGTGATCCGCGTCGTCGTCGGCGAGGGTGCGCAGGCGCGGGACCAGATCGAGAGCGCGGTCACCTCGCTGCGCGAGCGGATCGCGAACGAGGTACCGGTGAGCGTCGAATACGTCGATGCCCTGCCGTACACGGGCGGCAAGACAAAGTACATCATCAGCGACGTCGCCACGTCGAGCTGA
- a CDS encoding adenylyltransferase/cytidyltransferase family protein: MGTRIGYAVGAFDLFHVGHLNLLRHAKQHCDILIAGVVSDEMLRQVKGIEPVIPTAERAEIVKHISFVDDVYVETTPSKMDSWRDVQFTHFFKGDDWRGTDKGLRLESEFAEVGVEVVYFPYTAHTSSSSLRRALDAITAGANAPAVAAVR; the protein is encoded by the coding sequence ATGGGGACGCGTATCGGCTATGCCGTTGGTGCTTTCGACCTGTTTCACGTCGGGCATCTGAATCTACTTCGTCACGCCAAGCAGCACTGCGACATTCTGATCGCAGGCGTCGTCAGCGACGAGATGCTGCGTCAGGTGAAGGGCATCGAGCCCGTCATCCCGACGGCGGAGCGTGCAGAGATCGTGAAGCACATCTCGTTCGTCGACGACGTCTACGTCGAGACGACGCCGTCGAAGATGGACTCGTGGCGCGACGTGCAGTTCACGCACTTCTTCAAGGGCGACGATTGGCGAGGCACCGACAAGGGGCTGCGCCTGGAGAGCGAGTTCGCCGAGGTCGGGGTCGAGGTCGTGTACTTCCCGTACACGGCGCACACGTCGAGCTCATCGCTGCGCCGCGCCCTCGACGCGATCACCGCGGGCGCGAACGCTCCCGCGGTGGCCGCGGTTCGCTGA
- a CDS encoding glycosyltransferase family 4 protein: protein MESEGGASLSLTWAHRAEQSVPAWERSHARGEVPSVWPYGLDALRDHAAVEVVDLPPPGRVARVRARLGIEPRPVEGLAVTWDENTAYRLQILHPRVRYATGVIWLTDMAQAGPAPARLLSMLGGAESAWVLSEGQIDPLRRLLGSRGPRVFPIPFGIDSDFFGAQPSPTQPRIVSVGNDRDRDPATLYAALARVLAARPDTEVVVQTGSDLVPPEGVRVVRHMPHAELRDLYATASVIVVPTRPNLHGSGMTVALEALATARPVVVSDTPGMSQYVSEGRTGHLVPPGDAEQLGRAVLGLLDDPQRAAELGRNGRIEVERSFTTQIMVAALVQGLLQRV, encoded by the coding sequence GTGGAATCCGAGGGTGGTGCCTCGCTGTCTCTCACTTGGGCTCATCGTGCCGAACAGTCGGTGCCGGCCTGGGAGCGGAGCCATGCCAGGGGAGAGGTCCCGAGCGTCTGGCCCTACGGACTGGATGCGCTGCGTGATCACGCGGCCGTGGAGGTGGTCGATCTCCCGCCGCCCGGTCGGGTCGCTCGTGTGCGAGCGCGGCTGGGCATCGAACCTCGCCCCGTCGAGGGCCTGGCCGTGACGTGGGACGAGAACACCGCGTATCGCCTGCAGATCCTGCATCCCCGCGTCCGCTACGCCACCGGGGTGATCTGGCTCACCGACATGGCGCAGGCAGGTCCCGCTCCGGCCCGCCTGCTCTCGATGCTGGGCGGGGCCGAATCCGCGTGGGTGCTCAGCGAAGGGCAGATCGACCCGCTCCGGCGCCTGCTGGGGAGCCGGGGTCCGCGGGTCTTCCCGATCCCGTTCGGCATCGACAGCGACTTCTTCGGCGCGCAGCCCTCTCCGACGCAGCCGCGGATCGTCAGTGTCGGCAACGACCGTGACCGCGATCCGGCGACGCTCTACGCGGCGCTCGCGCGCGTGCTCGCCGCGCGGCCGGACACGGAGGTCGTGGTGCAGACGGGTTCCGATCTCGTGCCGCCCGAGGGGGTGCGGGTGGTCCGGCACATGCCGCACGCGGAGCTTCGGGATCTCTATGCGACCGCCAGCGTCATCGTCGTCCCGACCAGGCCGAACCTGCACGGCTCGGGGATGACGGTGGCTCTGGAAGCGCTGGCGACCGCCCGCCCGGTCGTCGTCTCGGATACGCCCGGCATGAGTCAGTACGTGAGCGAGGGGCGGACCGGCCACCTCGTGCCGCCGGGGGACGCGGAGCAACTCGGGAGGGCGGTGCTGGGCCTGCTCGATGATCCGCAGCGCGCGGCCGAACTCGGGCGCAACGGCCGGATCGAGGTGGAACGCAGCTTCACGACGCAGATCATGGTCGCGGCCCTCGTGCAGGGGCTGCTGCAGCGGGTGTGA
- the rfbA gene encoding glucose-1-phosphate thymidylyltransferase RfbA: protein MKGIILAGGSGTRLHPITLGVSKQLIPVYDKPMVYYPLSTLMLAGIRDILVITTPHDAAHFERLLGDGSQFGISLAFAQQESPDGLAQAFTIGADFIGDDSVALVLGDNLLYGPGLGTQLKRFADIDGGAVFAYWVAEPEAYGVVAFDDAGQAISLEEKPKHPQSNYAVPGLYFYDNDVIEIARNLAPSARGEYEITDVNREYLERGKLQVEVLPRGTAWLDTGTFDQMTDAADYVRTMERRTGMKIGVPEEVAWRQGFLDDDELRVRAEALVKSGYGSYLLELLERGKR from the coding sequence ATGAAGGGCATCATTCTGGCGGGCGGTTCGGGCACGCGACTGCATCCGATCACACTGGGGGTCTCGAAGCAGCTCATCCCGGTCTACGACAAGCCGATGGTCTACTACCCGCTGTCGACGCTGATGCTCGCCGGGATCCGGGACATCCTCGTCATCACCACGCCCCATGACGCCGCCCACTTCGAACGACTCCTCGGAGACGGCTCGCAGTTCGGCATCTCGCTGGCGTTCGCCCAGCAGGAGTCGCCGGACGGGCTCGCGCAGGCGTTCACGATCGGCGCGGACTTCATCGGAGACGACAGCGTGGCACTCGTCCTCGGCGACAACCTGCTCTACGGCCCCGGCCTCGGCACGCAGCTCAAGCGCTTCGCCGACATCGACGGCGGCGCGGTCTTCGCCTATTGGGTCGCCGAGCCCGAGGCGTACGGCGTCGTCGCGTTCGACGATGCCGGCCAGGCGATCTCGCTCGAGGAGAAGCCGAAGCATCCGCAGAGCAACTACGCGGTGCCCGGCCTGTACTTCTACGACAACGATGTGATCGAGATCGCCCGCAACCTGGCTCCCAGCGCCCGCGGCGAGTACGAGATCACCGACGTCAACCGCGAATACCTCGAGCGCGGCAAGCTCCAGGTCGAGGTCCTGCCCCGCGGCACCGCCTGGCTCGACACCGGGACGTTCGACCAGATGACGGATGCCGCCGACTACGTGCGAACGATGGAGCGCCGCACCGGCATGAAGATCGGCGTGCCCGAAGAAGTGGCCTGGCGCCAGGGCTTCCTCGACGACGACGAACTGCGCGTGCGCGCCGAAGCCCTGGTGAAATCCGGGTACGGTTCCTACCTGCTCGAGCTCCTGGAACGAGGCAAGCGATGA
- a CDS encoding cation transporter: MTETRQFGRTTLPPEQARAVRRAVKWEIFTIVYTSITIAVIALVVGESQAMRTAWIEDMLSLIPQFAFLTALIFVRRRPTRKHPYGLHRAMGVGHLVAGVALLAVGLNLAVEAVTGLIAAEHATIGTVQLFGQTIWLGWLMVGVMVVVIIGPVFFYGPAKSKLAPVLHNKLLYADADMAKADWQTTAASVVGVLGIGVGAWWLDGAAALFISLGIIWDGFRNTKTAVVDLMDQRARTYDSKHPHPLAADIVSYLRSRPWVAQAGVRMRDQGQVFHIEAFVVPHRRKVTLDDLTAAAEGIADIDWKMQDVVVIPVEHLPREVDTGRRAPG; the protein is encoded by the coding sequence ATGACCGAGACCCGGCAGTTCGGCCGCACCACGCTGCCGCCGGAGCAGGCGCGGGCGGTTCGTCGCGCGGTGAAGTGGGAGATCTTCACGATCGTCTACACGTCGATCACGATCGCGGTGATCGCGCTCGTGGTGGGCGAGTCGCAGGCCATGCGGACGGCCTGGATCGAGGACATGCTCTCCTTGATCCCGCAGTTCGCGTTCCTGACGGCGCTCATCTTCGTGCGCCGTCGCCCCACGAGGAAGCACCCCTACGGACTGCATCGCGCGATGGGCGTCGGGCATCTCGTGGCCGGAGTGGCGCTGCTCGCCGTGGGCCTGAACCTCGCCGTCGAGGCCGTCACCGGGCTGATCGCGGCCGAGCACGCCACGATCGGCACGGTGCAGTTGTTCGGACAGACGATCTGGCTCGGATGGCTCATGGTGGGCGTCATGGTGGTCGTGATCATCGGGCCGGTGTTCTTCTACGGCCCGGCGAAGTCGAAGCTCGCCCCTGTGCTGCACAACAAGCTGCTGTACGCCGACGCCGACATGGCGAAGGCGGACTGGCAGACCACGGCGGCGTCGGTGGTCGGCGTGCTCGGCATCGGCGTCGGCGCGTGGTGGCTGGACGGCGCGGCGGCCCTCTTCATCTCGCTGGGCATCATCTGGGACGGCTTTCGCAACACCAAGACGGCCGTGGTCGACCTCATGGATCAGCGCGCGCGCACCTATGACAGCAAGCATCCGCATCCGCTGGCCGCCGACATCGTGTCGTACCTGCGGAGTCGACCCTGGGTCGCGCAGGCCGGAGTGCGGATGCGCGATCAGGGTCAGGTGTTCCACATCGAGGCGTTCGTCGTGCCGCATCGCCGAAAGGTGACGCTCGACGATCTCACCGCCGCCGCGGAGGGGATCGCCGACATCGACTGGAAGATGCAGGACGTGGT
- a CDS encoding glycosyltransferase, with the protein MEAARGACAEQGADVGTPVTVIVPTFNERENVAELVARTAAALAGWEAEILFVDDSTDDTAAEVERVAIDAPIPVRVIHRTENTGGLGGAVVVGLEAAAADVCIVMDGDLQHPPELLPVLLERHAAGDADVVAASRYIGGGDTSGLGTAVRFGVSRAATWLTRAMFPIRLARSTDPMTGFFLADRRQLDLTALQPQGFKILLEILARNDLRIAEVPMEFAERRHGTSKASLRQGATFIAHLARLRFGKMSLFALIGVIGAAANLGIMWALTAAGVPYVWAAIIGAEVTIIGNFLLQERFVFADMRTDARALGIRFASSFAFNNVEAALRIPVMALMVESWHISSVLATALSLIVAFFARFLFHSLVVYAPQRRRKGDAAGAEPPTDTAALRVIRAIDAEAMKPGEL; encoded by the coding sequence ATGGAGGCCGCACGCGGTGCGTGCGCGGAACAGGGGGCTGACGTGGGGACACCGGTCACGGTCATCGTGCCGACGTTCAACGAACGCGAGAACGTCGCTGAGCTGGTCGCCCGCACCGCCGCCGCGCTCGCCGGGTGGGAAGCCGAGATCCTGTTCGTCGACGACAGCACCGACGACACCGCGGCCGAGGTCGAACGGGTCGCGATCGACGCCCCGATCCCCGTGCGGGTCATCCACCGTACCGAGAACACCGGCGGTCTGGGCGGGGCCGTGGTCGTGGGACTCGAAGCCGCGGCAGCCGACGTCTGCATCGTGATGGACGGGGATCTACAGCATCCACCGGAACTGCTGCCCGTGCTGCTCGAACGTCACGCCGCAGGGGATGCCGACGTCGTGGCGGCGTCGCGCTACATCGGCGGAGGCGACACCAGTGGGCTCGGCACGGCGGTGCGCTTCGGCGTCTCACGCGCGGCGACCTGGCTGACGAGGGCGATGTTCCCGATCCGTCTCGCGCGCAGCACCGACCCGATGACCGGCTTCTTCCTGGCCGACCGGCGTCAGCTCGACCTCACGGCGCTCCAGCCGCAGGGCTTCAAGATCCTCCTCGAGATCCTCGCGCGCAACGACCTGCGCATCGCCGAGGTGCCGATGGAGTTCGCGGAGCGCCGGCACGGCACCTCGAAGGCGAGCCTGCGTCAGGGGGCGACCTTCATCGCGCACCTCGCCCGCCTGCGCTTCGGGAAGATGTCGCTGTTCGCGCTCATCGGCGTGATCGGCGCGGCCGCGAACCTCGGGATCATGTGGGCGCTCACCGCCGCCGGCGTGCCCTACGTCTGGGCGGCCATCATCGGCGCCGAGGTCACCATCATCGGCAACTTCCTGCTGCAGGAGCGGTTCGTGTTCGCCGACATGCGCACGGATGCCCGCGCCCTCGGCATCCGCTTCGCCAGCTCCTTCGCGTTCAACAACGTCGAGGCCGCCCTGCGCATCCCGGTGATGGCGCTGATGGTCGAGTCCTGGCACATCTCGAGCGTGCTCGCGACCGCACTCTCGTTGATCGTGGCGTTCTTCGCCCGGTTCCTGTTCCACTCGCTCGTCGTCTACGCTCCGCAGCGGCGGCGCAAGGGCGATGCCGCGGGGGCCGAGCCGCCGACGGACACCGCCGCCCTGCGGGTCATCCGCGCGATCGATGCCGAGGCGATGAAGCCGGGCGAGCTCTAG
- a CDS encoding sugar nucleotide-binding protein: MTEFGKALTVTETPIPGLLVVDLPVHGDSRGWFKENWQREKMVAAGLPDFGPVQNNISFNDAVGTTRGIHAEPWDKWVSVATGKIFGAWVDLRAGDTFGTVFTTEIDPSRAILVPRGVGNSYQTLEADTAYTYLVNDHWSPDAEYSFLNLADETAAIAWPIPLADVEVSAKDLAHPRLADVTPIGPKKILVLGGAGQLGLALRAALGDAEHVEYTTRETLDLRADDLATARRWRDYRAIINAAAYTAVDLAETDDGRGDAWSSNVTGVTALARIAAENGITLVHVSSDYVFDGTKAGPYTESDPVRPLGVYGQTKAAGDAVVATVPRHYIVRTSWVIGEGRNFVRTMASLAERGIAPRVVGDQIGRLTFTEDLASAILHLLSTAAPYGVYNVTGAGEPRSWADIARAVYRLTGHDPSGVTDVTTTEYFADQAGPIAPRPLNSVLDLGRIEATGWTPRDADAALETYLGASS, encoded by the coding sequence ATGACGGAGTTCGGCAAGGCGCTCACGGTCACCGAGACGCCGATCCCCGGTCTGCTCGTCGTCGACCTGCCGGTGCACGGGGATTCGCGTGGGTGGTTCAAGGAGAACTGGCAGCGCGAGAAGATGGTCGCCGCCGGTCTCCCCGACTTCGGCCCCGTGCAGAACAACATCTCGTTCAACGACGCGGTCGGCACCACGCGCGGCATCCACGCGGAGCCCTGGGACAAGTGGGTGTCGGTCGCCACCGGGAAGATCTTCGGCGCATGGGTCGATCTTCGCGCGGGTGACACGTTCGGCACGGTCTTCACGACGGAGATCGATCCGTCGCGCGCGATCCTGGTGCCCCGCGGCGTGGGCAACTCGTACCAGACGCTCGAGGCGGACACGGCCTACACGTACCTCGTCAACGATCACTGGTCGCCCGACGCGGAGTACTCGTTCCTCAACCTCGCCGATGAGACCGCGGCCATCGCGTGGCCGATCCCGCTCGCCGACGTCGAGGTGTCGGCCAAGGACCTCGCGCACCCGCGCCTCGCCGATGTGACGCCGATCGGACCGAAGAAGATCCTCGTCCTCGGCGGCGCGGGCCAGCTCGGACTCGCCCTGCGCGCCGCGCTCGGCGACGCCGAGCACGTGGAGTACACGACGCGGGAGACCCTCGACCTGCGTGCCGACGACCTCGCCACAGCGCGGCGATGGCGCGACTATCGCGCGATCATCAACGCCGCCGCCTACACGGCGGTCGATCTCGCCGAGACCGACGACGGCCGCGGAGACGCCTGGTCGTCGAACGTCACCGGCGTGACCGCATTGGCACGCATCGCCGCCGAGAACGGCATCACGCTCGTCCATGTCTCCAGCGACTACGTCTTCGACGGCACGAAGGCGGGCCCGTACACGGAGTCCGACCCGGTGCGCCCGCTCGGCGTCTACGGCCAGACGAAGGCCGCGGGCGACGCCGTCGTCGCGACGGTGCCGCGGCACTACATCGTCCGCACGTCGTGGGTCATCGGCGAGGGGCGCAACTTCGTGCGCACGATGGCCTCGCTCGCCGAGCGGGGTATCGCACCGCGGGTCGTCGGCGACCAGATCGGGCGCCTGACCTTCACCGAAGATCTGGCCTCGGCGATCCTGCACCTGCTGTCGACCGCCGCTCCTTACGGCGTCTACAACGTGACCGGCGCGGGAGAGCCGCGCTCGTGGGCCGACATCGCGCGCGCCGTATACCGCCTGACCGGGCATGATCCCTCCGGCGTGACCGACGTGACCACCACGGAGTACTTCGCCGACCAGGCCGGCCCGATCGCCCCGCGTCCGCTCAACAGCGTGCTGGACCTCGGCCGCATCGAGGCGACGGGATGGACGCCGCGGGATGCGGATGCCGCCCTCGAGACGTACCTCGGCGCGAGCAGCTAG
- the rfbB gene encoding dTDP-glucose 4,6-dehydratase: MTRLLVTGGAGFIGSNFVHHVVAHTDAHVTVLDKLTYAGNRASLAGLPADRVELVEGDIADAELVDGLFAKADAVVHYAAESHNDNSLHDPRPFLDTNIIGTYTLLEAARRHERRFHHISTDEVYGDLELDDPQRFTENTPYNPSSPYSSTKAGSDLLVRAWVRSFGVQATISNCSNNYGPYQHVEKFIPRQITNVLRGIRPKLYGAGQNVRDWIHADDHSSAVLTILDKGEIGETYLIGADGEKDNKSVVELILTQMGQPADAYDHVTDRAGHDLRYAIDSTKLRTELGWEPQFSDFESGLASTIDWYRENEDWWAPAKDATESFYAAKGQ, from the coding sequence ATGACCCGGCTGCTCGTGACCGGCGGCGCCGGTTTCATCGGATCGAACTTCGTGCACCATGTCGTGGCGCACACCGACGCGCACGTGACCGTGCTCGACAAGCTGACCTATGCCGGAAACCGGGCATCGCTCGCAGGCCTCCCCGCCGACCGCGTGGAGCTCGTCGAGGGGGACATCGCCGACGCCGAGCTCGTCGACGGGCTGTTCGCGAAAGCCGACGCGGTCGTGCACTATGCGGCGGAGTCGCACAACGACAACTCGCTGCACGACCCGCGGCCGTTCCTCGACACGAACATCATCGGCACCTACACGCTGCTCGAGGCCGCACGTCGGCACGAGCGGCGTTTCCACCACATCTCGACCGACGAGGTGTACGGCGACCTGGAGCTCGACGATCCGCAGCGGTTCACCGAGAACACCCCGTACAACCCCTCGTCGCCGTACTCGTCGACGAAGGCGGGCAGCGATCTGCTGGTGCGCGCGTGGGTGCGGTCGTTCGGAGTGCAGGCGACGATCTCGAACTGCTCGAACAACTACGGGCCGTACCAGCACGTCGAGAAGTTCATCCCGCGTCAGATCACCAACGTGCTGCGCGGCATCCGCCCGAAGCTGTATGGCGCAGGTCAGAACGTGCGCGACTGGATCCACGCCGACGATCATTCGTCGGCCGTCCTGACGATCCTCGACAAGGGCGAGATCGGTGAGACGTACCTGATCGGCGCCGACGGCGAGAAGGACAACAAGTCGGTGGTCGAGCTCATCCTCACGCAGATGGGACAGCCCGCGGACGCCTACGACCACGTGACCGATCGCGCGGGCCACGATCTGCGCTACGCGATCGACTCCACGAAGCTCCGCACCGAGCTGGGCTGGGAGCCGCAGTTCTCCGACTTCGAGTCGGGACTCGCCTCGACCATCGACTGGTACCGGGAGAACGAGGACTGGTGGGCGCCGGCGAAGGATGCGACCGAGTCGTTCTACGCGGCGAAGGGCCAGTGA